The following are encoded together in the Phaseolus vulgaris cultivar G19833 chromosome 9, P. vulgaris v2.0, whole genome shotgun sequence genome:
- the LOC137822926 gene encoding bidirectional sugar transporter SWEET3-like — protein MAETIRMLIAVFGNAASMSLYAAPMVTFRRIIRKKSTEEFSCIPYIIGLLNCLLYTWYGLPVVSCKWENFPIVTVNGVGIVLELSYVLIYFWFTSSKGKVKVAMTAIPVVLVFCITAAVSAFAFHDNRHRKILVGSIGLVVSVTLYGSPLVAMKKVIQTKSVEFMPITLSVCSFFSSTLWLIYGLLIRDIFVAGPSVLGTPLSILQLVLYCKYRKGSVVEEPSKGDQEKGNLEKVDMEMGKVETNVTNHMNENL, from the exons ATGGCAGAGACCATTCGTATGCTTATTGCTGTTTTTG GCAATGCAGCTTCAATGTCCCTTTATGCTGCACCAAT GGTTACCTTTAGAAGAATTATAAGAAAGAAAAGCACAGAGGAGTTTTCATGCATTCCTTACATCATTGGACTCTTGAACTGTCTCCTTTACACTTGGTACGGTTTACCTGTTGTGAGCTGCAAGTGGGAAAATTTCCCAATAGTCACCGTTAATGGTGTTGGGATTGTTCTCGAGTTATCCTATGTTCTCATTTATTTCTGGTTTACTTCGTCCAAAGGAAAG GTGAAGGTAGCCATGACTGCAATACCAGTTGTGCTTGTGTTTTGCATAACTGCTGCAGTCTCAGCTTTTGCATTCCATGATAACCGTCACCGGAAGATTCTCGTGGGTAGCATCGGCTTAGTTGTTTCAGTAACACTGTATGGATCTCCACTCGTTGCGATG AAGAAAGTTATACAAACAAAGAGTGTGGAATTCATGCCAATAACTTTATCCGTGTGCTCATTCTTTTCTTCTACACTCTGGCTCATCTATGGACTCCTCATTCGAGATATTTTCGTTGCG GGACCAAGTGTGCTTGGAACTCCCTTGTCCATCCTGCAACTTGTACTTTACTGTAAATACAGAAAAGGGAGTGTTGTGGAAGAACCAAGCAAGGGAGACCAGGAAAAGGGTAACTTGGAGAAGGTAGACATGGAAATGGGGAAAGTTGAAACGAATGTCACGAATCACATGAACGAAAACTTGTGA